TGATTTCTCTCAAAGACTCTTTTACTCGCTTTCCTAAATCCTCTTCTATTTTTCTAAAAATCTTGTCTTTCTTCTTTGCAATTGGTATGAGGCTCAATCTATACTCATTATATGTTTTCCAAAACTCCTCTATGCTCAAATTTTTGCCATCTTTTTGCAGTTCTAAATCTTTTGTTAATGTTACTCCAAGCTCGGTAATAGTAAATGGTAAAAGCTCTGGCTCTTTCAAAAACTCTTTTTCTTGGTTTCTTACTTTTTCAAAATCAATGATCCAATGTTTGGCATAAGGATCCATAAATATGAACTCATCATCACGATCTCTTAAAAAATATTCACAAAACTTCTCACCAAACTTTTCAACAATATTTTTAGGAATAGTAAATTTGCTATAATCCCACCGTAAAGATCTAAAAAGTTTTTCTACTTCATATAAGCTTTCTTTTGAAAATCTGAATCTCAAATAGTCATATAACTCATCCACTTTTTGCGTTTCTATTTCTATAAATTTATTATTTTCCTTCTTGAAAGGAACTATTTCAAGATCGGGATGACCCGAATAGAGTATCCAAAGATAATAGATTCCTTCTTCATCTACAAAAACACGAGTCATTTGAGAATTATTACGATTTATATTACAAATTCTTAAACTCATTCCTATATTCCACTATTTGGTTATGAGATCTAAAATATTTCCATAATACTTCCCTGCCTCTTTTGCCCGTTTTATCGTATCCATAGTGCCAGATGAATTGTATTTCATATAAGAAATTACGATATCCACCATATCAACCATATATTGATTGCGGGCAAAAAAAGAAGATCCAATGTTTTTGTATCTCTTTGAAATCTCTTCATATCCAGCACTCTTTTTCGCATATTCCAAAATTTCATCATAGCGGATGGCACTCTCTTTTCGTGCTTTGTGCCAATAGATTTTATGGGGAATTGCTGCAAAAAGAGCCAAGCCATTATTCATGGCATAGAGCGCAAATATCTCATCCACGCCCCTTGCCATTCCCGAAATAAGAACAACTTCATTTTTATCAACGGACAAGTCTTGGAAAATTCTATTCATCATCGAATCGATTTCTCCATAGACTTTATTGAATATATCTTCATCATACTTTCTGTAATCGATTAGCTTTTTGCCGTTTGCTTTTTCTATGTTTACATGTCCGGTGATCGCTATTTTCATGGACTCTCCTTTTATGAAGCGACAAATCCCATTTTTATATTTGAAGAAACGTTTTTCATCATTACTTCTTCTTGAAGCCGTTTTGCGAAATCTTCGGCATCTTTAATTGGATGGAATCTGTTTTGTCTCAAAACTGCTGCAAAATCTCCAGGGGTAAGATTTCTTAGTGATGCAACTATACAAAGAATGTCGTTGTCCGGACTTTTCAAATCCAGTATTTGACACAATTCTATGAACATAGTTTTTGCCTGATTCAGTCTCATGTAATCAAAATGCAGCTTCAAATCAAATCTTCTAAGACTGGCCTGATCGAGATTTTCCATCAAGTTTGTCGTAGCGATAAATATGCCTTCAAATGCTTCCATTTGTGTAAGCAGTTCATTTACCTGTGTCACTTCCCAGCTTCTATGTGCCTGGTGACGATCTTGTAAAAGCCCATCGATTTCATCAAATATCAAAACAGCATCATCTTTTTCGGCTTCTTGAAATGCATTGGCAATATTTTTTTCCGTGCCTCCGACCCACATACTGAGCAGATCGCTTCCTTTTTTTACAATGAAGGGTCTATCAAGTCTGTTTGCCAACCATTTTCCAAATGCACTCTTACCTGTTCCGGGAGGTCCATAGAGACAAATTCTGGCATTTGGGTTCTCAGCTATTCCTTGTGCGATATGTTCAAGATCTATAGTTGTATTTATATACGCCGGATTGTATGAAAAAGAGATTAAATTTTTTAGCTTGGACAGTGGTTTATGACCTTGGGCTTCAAGCATAGAAGATATGATGAAATGAGCTTCTTTGTCAGCACGCTTTTTTTGATTTGTTATCAAATCCAATACATTGGAAGCCTTTGAAATTGTTGCCGGAGCAATATTTTCATGTTCACTGATAATGTTAATAGTCTGTTTGGATACATATTTTCCAAGAAATTGTTCAGCAATGGCTTTTCGTTTGGATCGTGGGGGAACTGGCATATGAATTACAAGATCAAAACGTCTTATGATGGCTGGATCTATTATATCGATAGAATTGGAAATCCAAACTGTAGGAACTCTATTTTTTTCTAAAATATGGTTTATCCATCCTTTGTTTTCCTGTGTAGGACGTTTGCCTAGAAAAGCTGAGGCTAAATGGATGTCATCAAACACATCTTCAATTTCATCAAATAAAAGCATCACTGATTTTTGACCAAAGAGATATTGGGCAACTTTATAGGCTGCTATTCTTTCTTTTCCATTAATTGGCTCATCTCTCTTATCAGCATAGCTTACTTCAAAAAGTTCAACATTAAGTATTTTTGCTAAAAATTTGGCAAGTTCGGTTTTCCCAGTCCCTGGTTTACCGTAGATCAAAATGTTTGTTCCTATTCTTTTTTGTTTTATGGATGAAGAAAGGAAATCACGGAGAACTTGAATCTCATGAGAAATATGAGAAAAATCATTGTATGTCAATGTGACCGATGAGACTCTTCTGATCGCATCTTTAAATAAATCATACACATCATCATTTTCATAATCTACCATAATATCAACAAATGTACTTGAGAATGGATCCAAGTATTCATATAGCTCAGAACTTCTGTATCGAATTGTTATCAAGCCAGATAGAGAGAGTGTAGAATTTGGTGATAAAGCTTTCTTTATAGATTTTTCGCTAAGTTCTAACAATAAAGAGAGGATTTTTAAATTACTTCTTTCTTGATTTATTTTTTCCTCTAGAACAAATAAGGCGTTTTGTATTTCTGAACTATAATCCATTATTATCGCAAATTTCAATATTTCTTGCTCTGTATCTGTGAGATCAATAGTTTTATAAAGAGATGCAACATTTTTTTCCAAATTGGATGGATATGGAGATCGTGTAGTTTCAATAATCTCATGACATACTTTTTGTATACGTTCAATCACAAATTGTGGATTTTTTTCTGATTCATCTTTCAAGTCTTTCATTCCAAGAACAGATGCTAATTTTGGACGTCGAAAAAAACCAAGCGTAACATACGGTTCTATAAGATCTAATTGATATAATATATTTGCTACCCAATAGCGGATTGAGGCTATTTTTTCTTGTTCCAATGTATTTTCTTTTTCCTCTTTTATCAATGCCGCCATTGTTGCACCTCCTTGTTAAGTTCCATCGTAGTTTGACATAGAATGGCGACAACATTTTGTCGTGATAAATACTATAATCATATCAGGGAATTTGTGGAGATTGACCAAACTGCATACACTATATAAGCAGGATATAATAAGTAAATTGTGAAATATAAAAGGGTAAAAAAATGGAAAATAAGCTTATTATTTTTGAAGATAAAGATAAGAGAATTGAAGTTCAATTAAAAGAAGAGACATTATGGCTCGATGCACATAAGTTAGCCCAACTTTTTGATGTTGATAGAACAGTGATTGTAAAACACATTAGAAATATCTACAAAGATGGAGAACTTGACGAAAATACAACCTGTGCAAAAATTGCACAGGTTGCCGCGGATGGTAGAAAAAGAAAAATGAATCTATATAATCTAGATGTAATAATCGCCGTTGGTTACCGGGTAAACTCTAAAAAAGCAACAAAATTTAGAATATGGGCTACAAATGTTTTGAAAAATTACCTTGTTAAAGGGTACGCAATAAATGAAAAGAAACTTACTAAAGAAAAATTGAAAGAGCTCGAAAATGCTATAAAGTTTATAAAAGACAATATCAATACCCCTTCTTTGACAGCCTCCGAGGCAAAAGGAATGCTTGAAATTATTGAAAAATACGCTTTGGTTTGGAAATGGATAGAAGAGTATGACACAGGAAAAATAGAGGTAAAAATTACAAGAGAGGATAGAAAAAAAATAAGTTATGAAGAAGCAAAGGAGGTAATTGCAGAACTTAAAAACTATCTCATTGAACATAACGAAGCATCAGATATATTTGGAGTAGAAAGAGACAGAGGACTATTTGAGAGCGCATTAAATACTATCTATCAAAGTTTTGAAGGCAGAGAGCTTTATCCGTCATTTGAAGAAAAAGCGGCAAACTTGCTTTATTTGATTATTAAAAACCATCCCTTTGTAGATGGCAATAAACGAATAGGAGCTTTGCTCTTTTTAAAATTTTTATATGAAAATCTATCCAAAGAGGAACTGTTTCAAAAATTTAACAGCAATACTTTAACTGCTCTATGTTATCTCGTAGCAGCAAGTCCGGCCGAGCAAAAAGAGCAACTTATAAAACTTATTATGAATTTCATAGTATTTGAAGGATAAAAAAAGAAAAAGACTTAAAAAATTATCGTTAGGTGAATGATAAAGCAAAGAGAATAAGATGAAAACTGCACAAGAAATAGTAAAAGAATCGGATGTAATAATTATAACTGCTGGTGCTGGAATGGGGGTAGATAGTGGCTTGCCTGATTTTAGAGGTAATGAAGGTATGTGGAAAGCGTATCCTCTTCTTGGTAAAAAAAGAATATCGTTTAAAAAAATAGCAAATCCAAACGCTTTTAAATACAAACCTGAACTTGCTTGGGGATTTTACGGACATAGATATGACCTTTATAAAAACACGAAACCTCATATCGGATTTAATGCTTTGTTGGAGCTTGTAAAAACAAAAGAAGATTATTTTGTAGTTACATCAAATGTTGATGGACATTTTCAAAAGGCTGGATTTGATGATAAAAAAATTTATGAAATTCACGGAAGAATTAGAGTATTTCAATGCACCGTATGTAACAATATTTGGATACCATCACCAGATTTAAAATTTGATGTAAATCCTGAAACTTTAGAAATTAAAACAGAGATTCCAAGGTGTTCAAGTTGTGGAGAGATTGCAAGACCAAATATAATGATGTTTAATGATTATTCATTTAATTCAAGTATTAATTATCAACAAAAGAAGCGATATGATTCTTTTATGAGAAAATATTATAATAGTGATACAAAAATAGCTATACTTGAATTTGGAGCAGGAACAGCTTTGCCAACCATCAGAATAATGGGAGAAGAGATGCAAGAAAAAATATCAAATGCCACATTAATTAGAATAAATCCAAGAGAAGCCAAAGGACCAAAAGGAACAATTTCTATTGCCAAAGGTGCACTTGAAGCTATTTTTGAGGATATTTTTTATAATGATATTAAGGTTTAAGAAAAATTTACTGTGAAATTTTTTGTTAACAATATCTGGTATGGCTCTATTTATAGCTCCAAATAGTTTATCTAATTTTCCTTCGCTTATGTTTTATTAGTTTATACTTCCCCCCCCAACTGCACAGGATATAATACATAAAGAGTAAGAAACAAAAGGGTCAACAAGAATGGAGAAATTAAATAAAAATCAAGAAGAGATAAAGCGTTTTACAGCAAAGAAGAAAGCTTCCATAGTCATGGATATTTTTCAAGGGAAAACTACAGTATCTGAAGTTGCGAGAAAGTATGATTTGGCACCTGGAGCAATAGAGGAGTGGATGGAAGATGCACGTAGAGGTATGGAGAATCAATTAAGAGCCAGACCTAAAGATATAGCTGCCATGTATGAAGAGAAGATAAAAGATATGAAGGCAGTTATAGGTGAATTGACATTGGAGAATATCGCATTAAAAAAGTACGACGCTTCTGTAGGAAAAGAGAAGAAGTGATGCAAGTACAGAGCAAAATGAGAAGCGAGGGCTACCCAATAAGCATCACAAAACTCTGTAAGCTGTTGAATATTCCTCGCAGGAGCTTTTATTACAAGCCCGTCAAAAGAATACGGAAATTGGATGAAGAGCGTGTTAAAAAAGTCAAAGAGAAGATAGAGAAATTTCCAACGTATGGCTATCGTCGTTTAGCTTTGCTGCTTGGGATGAACAAAAAAGCAGTGCAGCGCATTCTGCAACTAAAAAGTTGGCAGGTAAAAAAGCGTTAAAGGGCATAGGCCACGAGCCAAAATGATGCCTTCGTGTTCACACTATCCCAATCAAAGATGGACTATTGATATGACCCGCATCTACAGTATTAATGATGGCTGGAGCACTTTGGCTTGTGTGATTGATACTTGTATCCGTGAAATCGTTGGATGGAGACTCTCAAAAAGCGGTAAAGCAAAAACAGCAGAAGCTGCTTTGCAAAAAGGCTTGATCTATCGATTTGGAAGACTTCAGCGATTGAAAGAGCCCATTGTATTACGAAGTGATAATGGATTGGTTTTTACCAGTAAATCGTTCACCAAAACAATCAAAGATTACAACTTCACTCAGGAGTTCATCACTCCTTATACTCCTGAACGTCCGAGCGAAGCGACAACCCCGCAGGCGAAGCCGAGGACAAATGGCATGATTGAAAGGTTCTTCCGAACCATCAAGGAAGAGTGTATCTGGCACTATAACTTCAAATCACTCAAGGAGTCTAACAAAATTATTGAAGAATGGATCAATTTTTACAATCAAAAACGAAAGCATTCAGCGCTGCAGTACAAAACACCTGTAGAAGTGTTTCACTTGGTAGCTTAGGTGTGCAGAAAAGGTGGGGTCATTACACTTTAGTCATAACGGTTCTCAAAATTTCATTTCTTTATTTAACATATCACACAAATCCCATCACATTTCTATCTTCCATATTTTTCACTTCAATCTCATCTTTTAGTCTTTGAAGTAGATCTTTTATATTTTCAATCGGTCTAAATCTACTTTGTCTCACAACCGCTGCAAAGTCTCCTGGAGTTAAGAATTGTAGATGTTCAACCTCTTTTTTTATGCTGTTTTTTGGGTTTGGAAGTCCTAATTCTTTGCAATAGGCTTTGAAAATCTGCCATGATTGGCTTTTGGTTAAAAAATCAAATTTTAGCTTTAGATCAAATCGTCTCAAACTTGCTCTATCAAGATTTTCCATAAGGTTTGTAGTAGCTATGAAAATGCCATCAAAGTTTTCCATTTGCACCAACATCTCATTGACTTGGCTTACCTCCCAAGAAGCTCTCGCATGCATTCTATCTTGCAAGAAACTGTCAACTTCATCAAAAATAAGCACTGCATCGCTCTTCTTAGCCTCTTCAAAAGCTCTTGCTATATTTTTTTCTGTGCCTCCAACCCACATGCTTTGTAAATCACTCGCTTTTTTTAAGATGAATGATTTATTTAGGCATTTAGCAATATATTTTGCAAAAGCGCTTTTGCCTGTTCCCGGAGGTCCATAAAGACAAATTCTTGCATTTGGGTGATTTTTGATTCCTTGGGTTAGTTTTTCAAGATCAGTTGTTGTATTGACAAATCTTGGATCGTAAACTTTAGGCAAAGAGGCACTATCTTTTTTTGTAGATACAATCTCCTTATGCCCTTGCGCTTTGAGTGTATTGTTTATAATACGGATAAAAGTATCTTCTTGCTCTTTTGTTTCAATGATTTTTACAACTTTGGAGGCTCTGCTTATAATTGCAGGAACAATATGTTCGTGTTCTGAGAGCACTTCAATTGCGTTTTCATTCAAAAGATTATTGATATATTTTTTTATGATCTTTTTTCTTTGATTTTTATGGGGTATAGGTAACTCCAAAACATAATCAAATCTTCTGATTATTGCATTATCGATACTATCAATATTATTTGTTATCCAAATCGTTGGCAAATCGTTATTTTCCAATGTTCTATTGATCCAGGCTTTGTTTTCCTGTCTCTTTGGTGCAAAAAAAGTATCGCTTTTGTCAAAAATATCTTCTGCTTCATCGTATAAAAGAAGGATATTTTTATTGGATAAAAGTGCTTGAGCCGCTTTTAAAGCGCGAATCCGTCTATGTCCGTCAATGGCTTCATCCTCTTCGTCTGCGTAACTTACTTCAAACAGTTCTAGTTGCAAACTTTTAGCGATAGTTTTTGCAAACTCTGTTTTTCCGGTTCCTGGAATTCCATAGAGTAAAATATTTACACCCTTTTGTCTCTTTTTTATTGTATGTTTGAGATAGTTTAAAATAGTATGAGCATCTTTTGCAATATATTCATAATCTTGCAGTGACAAAGTCTCTTTACTCTCTACTTTTCTTATTATGTCTTTGAGAAGCAATGCAATATCTTCATCAAACGTGCAGATATTTTCAACAAATTTTTCTGAAATCACCTCTATTTTGTCACTAAAATAGCCTTTATAGGGACTTATAGAAATAATTCCAGACTTAATGAGTTTGCTATTAGGTTTTAGTGCTTCATTGATATGTGAAATTGGAATATCAAGAAGAAGGCTCAAAGCTTTTCTTGTACGCGTTAGATTGAAAGTTTCATCCATCATATTTAAAGCTCTTTCCAAAATGTCATAATAGTTCATGAAAATCACAAACTCCAAAATCGCAATTTCCACCTCATTAAGATCCATTAATGCAGCGATTTTTTTGAGATTGTTTGTAAGAATCTTGTGAGAAGTAAAATCTTTTCTTTTTTCCAACTCTATATATTTTTCATGAAGCTTTTCAAAAACTTCAGATTTTTTAATATCACTGCGATTAACATACTCTTCTAAACCCAAAAAATAGGCAAGGGAGTCATGATGAAAATTACCATAGGAGTCTAAAAAAGCATTGAAACTATCAAGTCTAAATATCACTCGCAATATCCAAAGAGTGATTTTATCGCTAACCTCTTTGTCTACATATTTCCAGGAGCTAACACCACTTCTCTTTTTTATTCTCATTGCAGACTCCTTTAAGATTTCTACAAGAAGTTTGGCACAATATGATGACAACATTATGTCACTATAGAGGTAAAGGAGTTTAGAATTCGTCTAAGTAGGTTTTAATATCTTCTTTTATCATCTCATCAAGCCACTTTGGCTCCAAAACTCTGATGTGAGGTAGCCACTGTTTGATGATTGGAATGATTTCCATTTCGTGAGTTATCTTGAGTGCAATCTCAATACTTCCATCTTGATCTTCTCCAAGAATTATTTGTGATGGAGCAAGGGGTTTGTATTTAAAATATTTGGCAACTTTTCCATCAATAAAAAGTCGCACTTCAAAAGGCTCAATGTCTGGATCGAACCAGATGGAGAGAGCTTTGGAGATCTTTTCATGAAGATTTTTAGGAGGAGTAAATTTTTCATCGCTTATTTTTACTTGAGCAATTTGGCGCAAAAGATACTTTTTTATCACTCCATCTTTCATATCTTCAGCCACCAAATACCAAAATCCTTGAAAATTAGCGATTTGAAAAGGTTTGACTGTTACATTAAAAAAACTTTCTTGTATGGTGTATCTAAATTGAATGATATTGTGCTCTTTGATAGCTTTTTCAATCTCGATTAAAATAGGTAAAAAATCATCTATCTTTTCAATATCAAGCCGTGTATAGTATGGATTGAAAGAGTTGATTTTCTTTAAAATTTTGTGTGCTTTTTCGTAAAAAGCACTCCCTTGATTTTTGCTTAGATTATCGAGCATCTCCAATACTGCAATCTCTTCTTCGCTCCAGTCAATCTTTTTTTCTTTCACCCAATCAAGACTAAAAAGATCTCCATCTTTTTTTATGGGAAAATAAGCTAAACGCTCATTGACATATCTTTGAATCGTTCGTTTGGAAACTTGGCACTCTTTGGCTAACTCTTTCATAGAAAGGGTTTTGCCATCATAAAGCCTTGCTAAAATTTTTGCAATACACTCATTGACATTTTTGTATTTTTTTATTCGTGATTCTTTAGTCGTATGATGTTGTTTGTTGAAAGGATGATTTTTCAAATGAGACCTTTTTCCTTTTTATATTTTTCTATAAATTTATCAATATCATCTTGAGTTTGCTCGATTAAAGACTCCAATTCATTAACATAATATGAAGCAACTTGATCTATACCTTTCTCAAATACCTTATTATAAAATTCTTTTTGGTTCATACTCCCATATGGTTCAGTAAAAAATTTGTAAAATGGCCACCATTTAGTTGTTAGAGAAAATCCTTGTTTTCTAAATTTTTCTTGAAGTTTTTTTAACTCCTCTATATTTTCTGGAGTTTTACCTACATATGGAGTATATTCATCTTTTTTGCAAATCCCATAATACATGCCTATATAATTATTTTTATCGAACTCTAGCGCATAGCTCAATATTGGTCTTTCGTTTTTATTTATTTGCCAATTTTTTGGAAAAAATAAAAAAGCTTCCCAATGAACTCCTTTGCAAAATCCACTGTCTATAAAATCAAAACTCTTATATTTTTCTTCTTTTTCTATTTTTTCTTTCAGTATTTTACATATCTTATGTGTCACTAACGCTCTTATAGGCTTTCTAATATTGTTTTCAAAATTCTCCCAAATATCCCATGCAATTTCAAAACTCTTTTTAGCTTCCTCATCTGCAGGAAACTTGACTTTTGAAATCTTTTCTTCTCCAAAAATTATTTTTGTTATTAACTTGTCCTTATCCATCTTAAAACTCCTCCATTTCTTTGAAATTTCTCTCTATCCATTCTTGAAAATCTTTGACGAAAAATTTCACCTTTTGACTCTCACAATTTTTGTAGCACTCTTTCAGCCATGGAACTAGTAGCGCTTTATATGTTGTATTGAGAAATTTATCTGAATTTTTATGTTCTTTAGAAATACTTATAGGATCTCTTTTTGTCCCCGCAAGAAATATAAGTATAAAGTCTTTTTTGCTTTTTATTAAATAGTTGTAATAAGCTTCTAATTGCTCATCTTGTTCACCTGCCCATGGTTTATTTTCAATGGCAACAATGAAATCATCAAACTCTATTACAATATCTATTCTTCTATTCTCATCTGTTGGTTTTTCTGTAGCAATTACTACACTTTTTGTGCTATAAAATAGATCTCTTTTCGATAAATCTTTAAGTTGTTTCAAAAAAAGTTCCAAAAAAAGATTTCCTTGTCCATGCGTTCCGTTTGGTTCCAATAAAATTTTGAGTAGTATCGAGATTTTATTTTCATCTGGACTTATAATATCAATGAAATTGAAATCTGTAGATAGGTATCTATCGATTTCTCTTTTTACTTTTTTATAAAGCTCGTATTCAAAAAGTGCTTTTTGGAAAAATTTTTTTAAATTTTCTTCATATTTTTCTTGTGCAATGTATTCAGGATGCATATAATTCCTTTATTTATTTATGGCAAAAATTCATACCAGCCTACTACGAACAGAAGACAATTAAAGCATAACAAAAAAAGGAAGCATATACAACGAACAGCAAGTAATTCATAAATGCTTCCTTGTAACTGTTCCACCAAAAATAGAGGCTGGTATGGCTATTTGTCTCTAATGTTAGAGACTTTTGCTAAAACAGCAGGGCGAATAGCGGCTACCCAAGACCAACTAATTCCGCCGTACTTTTATAGATTTTAATTTCAATTTCATTTGATGCATTAAGCATAGTAATCTCTTTTTCAAGCTCTAAAATCTTTCTATTTGCTTCTATAGAAAGATTTTTTGCTGTTTCATGATTATAAAAAAGTATCTTGATATCGATACATTCAATTTCGTTGTCACTATTTTTCAAAAACTCTTTTGCTCTTTCAATTACTTTTTTGTTATCTGTTTCGCAATCAAGACACTCTCTAAACTGTTGATAATATTGGATTCTATGCTTCAATATCTCAATTTGAGATAGTTTTTGGCTAATACCAGAGTTTACATTAAATCTGAAAAGTGCTTCTTTTATAGATAACAAATCTTCTTCTAACTCCGTCGAAATCTTTCTGTATTTATATCTTTGGATAAATTGGTTTTCAAATTTTTCCAAAATTGTATCAGTATCAACATTGATATCCATCTTTTTCAAACTATGCGTTAAATTAATATCATTTGAATTTCCATTTATAACGACATCTTCATATTCCATATA
The Nitratiruptor tergarcus DSM 16512 genome window above contains:
- a CDS encoding SIR2 family NAD-dependent protein deacylase codes for the protein MKTAQEIVKESDVIIITAGAGMGVDSGLPDFRGNEGMWKAYPLLGKKRISFKKIANPNAFKYKPELAWGFYGHRYDLYKNTKPHIGFNALLELVKTKEDYFVVTSNVDGHFQKAGFDDKKIYEIHGRIRVFQCTVCNNIWIPSPDLKFDVNPETLEIKTEIPRCSSCGEIARPNIMMFNDYSFNSSINYQQKKRYDSFMRKYYNSDTKIAILEFGAGTALPTIRIMGEEMQEKISNATLIRINPREAKGPKGTISIAKGALEAIFEDIFYNDIKV
- the rhuM gene encoding Fic family protein; this translates as MENKLIIFEDKDKRIEVQLKEETLWLDAHKLAQLFDVDRTVIVKHIRNIYKDGELDENTTCAKIAQVAADGRKRKMNLYNLDVIIAVGYRVNSKKATKFRIWATNVLKNYLVKGYAINEKKLTKEKLKELENAIKFIKDNINTPSLTASEAKGMLEIIEKYALVWKWIEEYDTGKIEVKITREDRKKISYEEAKEVIAELKNYLIEHNEASDIFGVERDRGLFESALNTIYQSFEGRELYPSFEEKAANLLYLIIKNHPFVDGNKRIGALLFLKFLYENLSKEELFQKFNSNTLTALCYLVAASPAEQKEQLIKLIMNFIVFEG
- a CDS encoding DNA-processing protein DprA; the protein is MKIAITGHVNIEKANGKKLIDYRKYDEDIFNKVYGEIDSMMNRIFQDLSVDKNEVVLISGMARGVDEIFALYAMNNGLALFAAIPHKIYWHKARKESAIRYDEILEYAKKSAGYEEISKRYKNIGSSFFARNQYMVDMVDIVISYMKYNSSGTMDTIKRAKEAGKYYGNILDLITK
- a CDS encoding PD-(D/E)XK nuclease family protein, which gives rise to MHPEYIAQEKYEENLKKFFQKALFEYELYKKVKREIDRYLSTDFNFIDIISPDENKISILLKILLEPNGTHGQGNLFLELFLKQLKDLSKRDLFYSTKSVVIATEKPTDENRRIDIVIEFDDFIVAIENKPWAGEQDEQLEAYYNYLIKSKKDFILIFLAGTKRDPISISKEHKNSDKFLNTTYKALLVPWLKECYKNCESQKVKFFVKDFQEWIERNFKEMEEF
- a CDS encoding DDE-type integrase/transposase/recombinase — encoded protein: MMPSCSHYPNQRWTIDMTRIYSINDGWSTLACVIDTCIREIVGWRLSKSGKAKTAEAALQKGLIYRFGRLQRLKEPIVLRSDNGLVFTSKSFTKTIKDYNFTQEFITPYTPERPSEATTPQAKPRTNGMIERFFRTIKEECIWHYNFKSLKESNKIIEEWINFYNQKRKHSALQYKTPVEVFHLVA
- a CDS encoding AAA family ATPase, which encodes MRIKKRSGVSSWKYVDKEVSDKITLWILRVIFRLDSFNAFLDSYGNFHHDSLAYFLGLEEYVNRSDIKKSEVFEKLHEKYIELEKRKDFTSHKILTNNLKKIAALMDLNEVEIAILEFVIFMNYYDILERALNMMDETFNLTRTRKALSLLLDIPISHINEALKPNSKLIKSGIISISPYKGYFSDKIEVISEKFVENICTFDEDIALLLKDIIRKVESKETLSLQDYEYIAKDAHTILNYLKHTIKKRQKGVNILLYGIPGTGKTEFAKTIAKSLQLELFEVSYADEEDEAIDGHRRIRALKAAQALLSNKNILLLYDEAEDIFDKSDTFFAPKRQENKAWINRTLENNDLPTIWITNNIDSIDNAIIRRFDYVLELPIPHKNQRKKIIKKYINNLLNENAIEVLSEHEHIVPAIISRASKVVKIIETKEQEDTFIRIINNTLKAQGHKEIVSTKKDSASLPKVYDPRFVNTTTDLEKLTQGIKNHPNARICLYGPPGTGKSAFAKYIAKCLNKSFILKKASDLQSMWVGGTEKNIARAFEEAKKSDAVLIFDEVDSFLQDRMHARASWEVSQVNEMLVQMENFDGIFIATTNLMENLDRASLRRFDLKLKFDFLTKSQSWQIFKAYCKELGLPNPKNSIKKEVEHLQFLTPGDFAAVVRQSRFRPIENIKDLLQRLKDEIEVKNMEDRNVMGFV
- a CDS encoding helix-turn-helix transcriptional regulator; protein product: MKNHPFNKQHHTTKESRIKKYKNVNECIAKILARLYDGKTLSMKELAKECQVSKRTIQRYVNERLAYFPIKKDGDLFSLDWVKEKKIDWSEEEIAVLEMLDNLSKNQGSAFYEKAHKILKKINSFNPYYTRLDIEKIDDFLPILIEIEKAIKEHNIIQFRYTIQESFFNVTVKPFQIANFQGFWYLVAEDMKDGVIKKYLLRQIAQVKISDEKFTPPKNLHEKISKALSIWFDPDIEPFEVRLFIDGKVAKYFKYKPLAPSQIILGEDQDGSIEIALKITHEMEIIPIIKQWLPHIRVLEPKWLDEMIKEDIKTYLDEF
- a CDS encoding transposase: MEKLNKNQEEIKRFTAKKKASIVMDIFQGKTTVSEVARKYDLAPGAIEEWMEDARRGMENQLRARPKDIAAMYEEKIKDMKAVIGELTLENIALKKYDASVGKEKK
- a CDS encoding integrase; translation: MMQVQSKMRSEGYPISITKLCKLLNIPRRSFYYKPVKRIRKLDEERVKKVKEKIEKFPTYGYRRLALLLGMNKKAVQRILQLKSWQVKKR
- a CDS encoding AAA family ATPase, encoding MAALIKEEKENTLEQEKIASIRYWVANILYQLDLIEPYVTLGFFRRPKLASVLGMKDLKDESEKNPQFVIERIQKVCHEIIETTRSPYPSNLEKNVASLYKTIDLTDTEQEILKFAIIMDYSSEIQNALFVLEEKINQERSNLKILSLLLELSEKSIKKALSPNSTLSLSGLITIRYRSSELYEYLDPFSSTFVDIMVDYENDDVYDLFKDAIRRVSSVTLTYNDFSHISHEIQVLRDFLSSSIKQKRIGTNILIYGKPGTGKTELAKFLAKILNVELFEVSYADKRDEPINGKERIAAYKVAQYLFGQKSVMLLFDEIEDVFDDIHLASAFLGKRPTQENKGWINHILEKNRVPTVWISNSIDIIDPAIIRRFDLVIHMPVPPRSKRKAIAEQFLGKYVSKQTINIISEHENIAPATISKASNVLDLITNQKKRADKEAHFIISSMLEAQGHKPLSKLKNLISFSYNPAYINTTIDLEHIAQGIAENPNARICLYGPPGTGKSAFGKWLANRLDRPFIVKKGSDLLSMWVGGTEKNIANAFQEAEKDDAVLIFDEIDGLLQDRHQAHRSWEVTQVNELLTQMEAFEGIFIATTNLMENLDQASLRRFDLKLHFDYMRLNQAKTMFIELCQILDLKSPDNDILCIVASLRNLTPGDFAAVLRQNRFHPIKDAEDFAKRLQEEVMMKNVSSNIKMGFVAS